A genomic region of Leptolyngbya sp. NIES-2104 contains the following coding sequences:
- a CDS encoding 2-succinylbenzoate--CoA ligase, with amino-acid sequence MEQLLSRLAKFDFAERDRLVKLAKLRYREVLEFEKPNVVLCDRDPVQFLAGFVAACSAPCHVFLCNPDWGGSEWRQVLEFVKPSLVWGESEGLFEIDHSLESVPGLFEIDRSLELVPGLFETDRLSHSPAPEWNSGLTVRSPLKGTEDELERRISQNLSSHLFASNLIMIPTGGTSGNVRFAMHNWETLSASVQGFRQYFETDRIHSYCVLPLYHVSGLMQFMRSFLTDGRFITQSWKTLDTQFDPQDFFISLVPTQLQQLMNHADWLAKFKTILLGGAPAWSDLLEEARSRNLPIAPTYGMTETASQIATLKPADFLSGIEGCGRVLPHAEITCSKADPSRIANQKLRIQAKSLMLGYYPNFLPEPTFDPDDLGYFDDRQFLHLIGRASNKIISGGENIFPSEVEAAVRSTNLIQDIHVLGTLDPVWGQSVTAIFVPGEETITIDQIKTELRSRLASFKHPKRWIKVNQIPRTAQGKIIRDRIEEIIKLSEHL; translated from the coding sequence ATGGAACAGCTTCTAAGTCGGTTAGCGAAGTTTGATTTTGCTGAGCGCGATCGATTAGTGAAGTTGGCGAAACTTCGGTATCGGGAAGTGTTGGAGTTTGAGAAGCCGAATGTTGTGTTGTGCGATCGCGATCCGGTTCAGTTTTTGGCGGGATTTGTTGCGGCTTGTTCGGCTCCGTGTCATGTGTTTTTATGTAATCCCGATTGGGGTGGGTCTGAGTGGCGGCAGGTTTTGGAGTTCGTTAAACCGAGTTTGGTTTGGGGTGAATCTGAGGGGTTGTTTGAGATCGATCATTCGTTGGAATCTGTTCCGGGGTTGTTTGAGATCGATCGTTCATTGGAATTGGTTCCAGGGTTGTTTGAGACGGATCGTTTATCGCATTCACCCGCCCCGGAATGGAATTCGGGGCTAACAGTGCGAAGTCCACTGAAGGGGACTGAAGATGAACTAGAGCGGAGAATTTCACAGAACCTCAGTAGTCATCTGTTCGCTTCAAATTTGATCATGATTCCAACAGGTGGCACATCGGGAAACGTTCGATTTGCCATGCACAATTGGGAAACACTCAGCGCATCTGTGCAAGGATTTCGCCAATATTTTGAAACCGATCGCATTCATTCCTACTGTGTTCTGCCGCTCTATCACGTCAGCGGTCTGATGCAATTTATGCGATCGTTCCTCACCGATGGCAGATTCATCACGCAATCCTGGAAAACCTTAGACACTCAATTCGATCCTCAAGACTTTTTCATTTCGCTGGTTCCGACTCAACTACAACAATTGATGAATCATGCGGATTGGTTAGCGAAATTCAAAACAATCTTGTTAGGGGGTGCGCCTGCGTGGTCTGATTTGCTTGAAGAGGCTCGATCGAGAAACTTACCGATCGCCCCAACCTACGGCATGACGGAAACCGCTTCTCAAATTGCCACCCTCAAACCTGCGGATTTCTTGAGCGGCATCGAAGGCTGTGGGCGCGTTCTGCCTCATGCGGAGATTACGTGCAGCAAAGCTGATCCGTCCCGGATCGCCAATCAAAAACTGAGGATTCAAGCAAAATCACTCATGCTTGGTTACTATCCAAATTTTTTACCTGAGCCGACGTTTGATCCCGATGACTTGGGCTATTTTGACGATCGACAATTCCTGCACCTAATCGGACGCGCCAGCAATAAAATCATCAGCGGTGGTGAAAATATTTTCCCGTCCGAAGTTGAAGCAGCAGTACGATCGACTAATTTAATTCAAGATATTCACGTTTTAGGAACGCTCGATCCAGTCTGGGGGCAAAGCGTTACAGCGATTTTTGTGCCGGGTGAAGAAACGATTACGATCGACCAGATTAAAACCGAACTGCGATCGCGTCTCGCCTCCTTCAAACATCCGAAGCGCTGGATCAAAGTCAACCAAATTCCGCGAACGGCTCAGGGAAAAATTATTCGCGATCGCATCGAAGAAATCATCAAATTATCCGAACATCTGTGA
- a CDS encoding o-succinylbenzoate synthase, producing the protein MTKFRFEYRPYQRKFRQPLKTHHGIWVVREGILVRLEDESGRVGFGEIAPLEWFGSESIGDAIAFCRNAPETIDFEWIRSISFPACQFGFETALESPLNPSRVGDFEEQRHSGLLGKVEDWELLWGQRYRTFKVKIAVAPIEIEIATVESLLNELPEGAILRLDANMGLNEIETHQWLEFCDSYNIEFIEQPMPVDQFETMLKLSQQYRTSIALDESVASLEQLRDCYDRGWRGIFVIKPAIAGFPSKLREFCQQNQIDTVFSTVFETAIGRQMGLQLAAELSKRAVGYGTNHWFDELNSEDFEKLWNSF; encoded by the coding sequence GTGACAAAGTTTCGATTTGAGTATCGTCCTTATCAACGAAAATTTCGTCAACCGCTCAAAACACATCACGGCATTTGGGTGGTACGAGAGGGGATTTTAGTACGATTGGAAGATGAATCTGGGCGCGTTGGATTTGGAGAGATTGCGCCGCTTGAATGGTTCGGGTCAGAGTCGATCGGGGATGCGATCGCATTTTGCCGAAATGCTCCAGAAACGATCGATTTCGAGTGGATTCGATCGATTTCTTTTCCGGCGTGTCAATTTGGATTTGAGACTGCTCTGGAAAGCCCCCTAAATCCCTCACGAGTGGGGGACTTTGAAGAGCAAAGACACAGTGGATTATTGGGAAAAGTAGAGGATTGGGAATTGCTTTGGGGGCAGAGGTATCGAACGTTTAAAGTGAAAATTGCAGTTGCACCAATCGAAATCGAAATTGCAACGGTTGAATCATTGTTAAACGAATTACCAGAAGGAGCAATTCTTAGACTTGATGCAAACATGGGATTAAATGAAATTGAAACGCATCAGTGGTTAGAGTTTTGCGATTCTTACAACATTGAATTTATAGAGCAGCCAATGCCAGTCGATCAATTTGAAACAATGCTGAAATTGAGTCAGCAATATCGAACTTCGATCGCATTAGATGAATCGGTTGCAAGTCTGGAACAACTGCGAGATTGTTACGATCGAGGATGGCGCGGAATTTTTGTGATTAAACCTGCGATCGCTGGATTTCCTTCAAAGCTGCGTGAATTCTGTCAGCAAAATCAGATTGATACCGTTTTTTCGACTGTGTTTGAAACTGCGATCGGGCGACAAATGGGATTGCAACTTGCGGCAGAATTGAGTAAACGAGCCGTGGGATATGGAACAAATCATTGGTTTGATGAGTTGAACAGTGAAGACTTTGAGAAGTTATGGAACAGCTTCTAA
- the menA gene encoding 2-carboxy-1,4-naphthoquinone phytyltransferase codes for MTPRSVESSKKKLWYAAIKPPMYSVAIMPIWVGSMVAYAETRSLNPVIFFTFLVSAILILAWENLSNDVFDSETGVDVNKANSVVNITGNKSLVFWIANFFLLSGLAGILSIALWQRDFTVIGLILACCAIGYVYQGPPFRLSYKGLGELLCFVAFGPLAFGAAYYSQTQAWSNVNFAASIGVGIATSLVLFCSHFNQVKDDAAIGKKSPVVRLGAKRSAELLPWVCGSFYALTILFVILKVFPFWTLLSLLSLPIAKQLCHTIGSQYDQPHKLLRCRLIAVKLHFWYGLLFGLGFLLA; via the coding sequence ATGACCCCGCGATCGGTTGAGTCTTCTAAAAAGAAATTATGGTACGCCGCGATTAAACCCCCGATGTATAGTGTGGCGATTATGCCGATTTGGGTCGGGTCGATGGTGGCATACGCGGAAACTCGATCGCTCAATCCAGTGATTTTCTTCACGTTTCTGGTGTCTGCGATCTTGATTTTGGCGTGGGAAAATTTGAGCAATGATGTGTTCGACTCGGAAACGGGAGTCGATGTGAATAAAGCGAATTCGGTGGTGAATATCACGGGAAATAAGTCGCTTGTGTTTTGGATTGCGAATTTTTTCTTGTTGTCGGGACTGGCGGGAATTTTGTCGATCGCGCTTTGGCAACGAGATTTTACGGTGATTGGGTTGATTCTGGCGTGTTGTGCGATCGGGTATGTCTATCAAGGTCCTCCATTTCGACTGAGCTACAAAGGGTTAGGTGAGCTGTTGTGCTTTGTGGCGTTTGGTCCTTTGGCGTTTGGAGCGGCTTATTATAGTCAGACGCAAGCTTGGTCGAATGTGAATTTTGCGGCATCGATCGGGGTCGGAATTGCAACGAGTTTAGTCCTGTTTTGTTCGCATTTTAATCAAGTGAAAGATGATGCGGCGATCGGGAAAAAATCTCCGGTGGTTAGACTTGGAGCAAAGCGATCGGCTGAATTATTACCGTGGGTTTGTGGCAGCTTTTACGCGTTGACGATTTTGTTTGTGATTCTGAAAGTGTTTCCGTTCTGGACTCTATTATCACTACTGAGTCTTCCAATTGCGAAACAGTTATGTCATACGATTGGTTCACAGTATGATCAGCCACATAAACTTTTACGGTGTCGATTAATTGCCGTCAAATTACATTTCTGGTATGGATTGCTGTTTGGATTAGGATTTCTCTTAGCGTGA
- the tpiA gene encoding triose-phosphate isomerase: MRKIIIAGNWKMFKTQAETLEFLQGFMPLLEETPDDREILLCVPFTDLAVLSENLHGSRIQVGAQNVHWAESGAFTGEISASMLVELSVRYVVIGHSERRQFFGETDETVNLRLKAAQKAGLKPILCVGESKAQRDAGETEAVIFEQLEKGLAGVDQENLVIAYEPIWAIGTGDTCESIEANRVIGLIRSKLTNPNVTIQYGGSVKPENVDEIMAQPEIDGALVGGASLDPKGFARIVNYQ, translated from the coding sequence GTGCGAAAAATTATCATTGCTGGCAATTGGAAAATGTTTAAAACTCAGGCAGAAACGCTGGAGTTTTTGCAAGGATTTATGCCTCTGTTGGAGGAGACACCGGACGATCGAGAGATTTTGCTGTGTGTGCCGTTTACCGATTTAGCAGTGTTGTCAGAGAATTTGCACGGAAGCCGGATTCAGGTCGGGGCGCAGAATGTTCACTGGGCGGAATCAGGGGCATTTACTGGCGAAATTTCTGCATCGATGCTGGTGGAATTGAGCGTGCGCTATGTGGTGATTGGACACAGTGAACGGCGACAGTTTTTCGGTGAAACGGATGAAACGGTCAATTTACGCCTGAAAGCGGCTCAGAAAGCCGGATTGAAGCCGATTCTCTGTGTGGGTGAAAGTAAAGCGCAGCGGGATGCGGGTGAAACGGAAGCCGTCATTTTTGAGCAGTTAGAGAAGGGTTTAGCAGGCGTTGACCAAGAGAATTTAGTCATTGCTTATGAGCCGATTTGGGCGATCGGGACAGGCGATACGTGTGAATCGATCGAGGCAAATCGCGTGATCGGTTTGATTCGCAGCAAGTTAACGAATCCGAATGTAACGATTCAGTATGGCGGTTCGGTGAAGCCTGAGAACGTGGATGAAATCATGGCGCAGCCGGAAATCGATGGTGCATTAGTGGGCGGCGCAAGTCTTGATCCAAAAGGATTTGCGCGGATTGTGAATTATCAGTAG
- a CDS encoding FG-GAP-like repeat-containing protein, giving the protein MVQERILTESFRNADVEQFNWIFGTSRSTALPPILTARGSSSASFRGLPGGGTDTPGNGALRLTNNTQNQGSFVIYDKPLNSASGLSVQFDLYSYGGSSPGADGISFFLIDGSANPTTAGGVGGSLGYSSNSTPGEVGPGIVGGYLGIGFDEFGNFAVNRYGSGGIASADRVPQSITVRGREGLNYPFITTTGRLPGGATIDSTSTTRPEARRRVGVDLSNTGLLSVSFDLNGDGTLTSNERVISDFNVTTTNGALPGTFKFGFAASTGGSTNFHELNNLQINTFDGPYRPLVEFPSTTRVIKPTGTFEVTATIDVATTQTVTIPLEFTGTALRGTDYNIPGSITIAPGQTTGSVTLTGLINSPTVSDKTIEIRLGTPTNADRSPQNSTKNVLLTRMSDNDCAIPDFNGDNKVDIPWRNVNSNETAIWLIDGTKVVDGSAPGATDPGWEIVSTRDFNADGKTDLLWRNSITGGNSLWLMDGKNVLRGESIASVADTNWQVIGSRDFNNDGTADIFWRNRLSGDNVVWLMNSFNVIDGRSIGVVSTDWQISDFADFNNDGKADVAWRNSNSGGSVVWLMNGSTVSEGRALVPLADPNWEFVAARDTSGDGKADIIWRQRNSGQTVVWLMDGATVAGGGLLSAPDANWQIADVCDFNADGKADIVWRHRTSGENAIWLLDGATVSTGALIPTVADVNWEIVAARDTNRDNKADLIWRNRVNGGDAIWLVDGTEITAGEATPTVDTGWQIRIRPKALAL; this is encoded by the coding sequence ATGGTACAAGAACGGATTTTAACTGAATCTTTTAGGAATGCAGATGTCGAACAATTCAATTGGATTTTTGGCACCAGTCGATCGACTGCACTTCCTCCGATTCTGACTGCTCGCGGTAGCAGTTCCGCCTCATTTCGTGGACTCCCTGGCGGCGGTACAGATACCCCTGGTAATGGTGCACTCCGACTCACCAACAACACTCAGAATCAAGGCTCCTTTGTCATCTATGACAAACCCCTCAACTCTGCATCGGGTCTTTCCGTCCAGTTCGATCTTTATTCCTATGGTGGCAGTAGTCCTGGAGCAGATGGAATTAGCTTCTTTCTAATCGACGGTAGCGCCAATCCTACAACGGCTGGCGGCGTGGGTGGCAGTTTGGGATATTCCTCGAATTCTACTCCGGGAGAAGTCGGACCAGGAATCGTCGGAGGTTACTTGGGTATTGGCTTCGATGAATTTGGCAACTTCGCTGTTAATCGATATGGATCAGGTGGAATTGCCAGTGCCGATCGTGTGCCTCAATCGATTACCGTTCGCGGTCGAGAAGGATTAAACTATCCATTCATCACGACCACAGGCAGACTTCCTGGCGGAGCTACGATCGATTCAACCAGTACGACTCGCCCTGAAGCACGTCGGCGAGTTGGTGTTGATTTATCTAATACGGGCTTGCTCTCGGTTTCATTCGATCTCAACGGCGATGGCACCCTGACCTCGAACGAGCGAGTCATTTCAGATTTCAATGTGACGACCACCAACGGAGCTTTACCCGGTACCTTCAAGTTTGGATTTGCAGCATCGACCGGAGGTTCCACCAACTTCCACGAACTCAACAATCTGCAAATCAACACGTTTGACGGACCGTACAGACCGCTGGTTGAATTTCCTTCAACGACGCGGGTCATCAAGCCGACGGGAACGTTTGAGGTGACAGCTACGATCGATGTCGCCACCACGCAAACAGTCACGATTCCGCTGGAATTTACGGGCACGGCACTTCGGGGAACGGATTACAACATTCCAGGCTCAATTACGATCGCACCTGGACAAACTACAGGCAGCGTCACACTGACTGGACTAATTAACTCTCCGACCGTGAGCGATAAAACGATCGAGATTCGCCTTGGAACTCCGACAAATGCCGATCGTAGTCCTCAGAATTCAACGAAAAACGTTTTGCTGACCCGAATGAGCGACAACGATTGTGCCATTCCTGATTTCAATGGCGACAACAAAGTCGATATTCCCTGGCGAAACGTCAATTCAAATGAAACCGCGATTTGGCTGATTGATGGCACCAAGGTGGTAGATGGGAGTGCTCCGGGAGCGACCGATCCTGGTTGGGAAATTGTCTCCACTCGCGATTTCAACGCAGATGGTAAAACTGATTTGCTCTGGCGCAATTCCATCACAGGAGGTAACTCGCTCTGGCTGATGGATGGCAAAAATGTCTTGAGAGGCGAAAGCATTGCGTCCGTAGCAGATACCAACTGGCAAGTGATTGGATCACGTGACTTCAACAATGACGGAACCGCTGACATCTTCTGGAGAAATCGCTTATCGGGTGATAACGTCGTTTGGTTGATGAACAGCTTTAATGTGATCGATGGACGATCGATTGGTGTCGTTTCGACCGATTGGCAAATCTCTGATTTTGCAGACTTCAACAATGACGGAAAAGCCGATGTCGCATGGCGGAATTCTAACTCTGGTGGCTCTGTTGTTTGGTTGATGAATGGCAGCACCGTGAGTGAAGGACGTGCACTCGTTCCGCTGGCTGATCCAAACTGGGAATTCGTAGCGGCACGCGATACCAGCGGAGACGGTAAAGCGGACATTATCTGGAGGCAGCGAAATTCTGGACAAACCGTCGTCTGGCTAATGGACGGTGCGACGGTTGCAGGTGGAGGATTACTGTCGGCTCCAGATGCAAACTGGCAGATTGCGGATGTTTGTGACTTTAATGCAGACGGAAAAGCCGATATTGTCTGGCGGCATCGGACATCGGGCGAAAATGCAATCTGGCTGCTGGATGGTGCAACAGTTTCGACTGGCGCGCTGATTCCGACGGTTGCCGACGTGAACTGGGAAATCGTCGCAGCACGAGACACGAATCGCGATAACAAAGCCGATCTGATTTGGCGGAATCGGGTGAATGGTGGAGATGCGATCTGGTTAGTCGATGGTACGGAGATTACCGCAGGCGAAGCGACTCCAACGGTTGATACGGGGTGGCAGATTCGGATTCGTCCGAAAGCGTTAGCGCTCTAG
- a CDS encoding SWIM zinc finger family protein, producing MSDAYAQPSREWWVEQWIEVLERIGFTQRLARARNYARQGNVLSIEFKGAKVTAKVQGTAPEPYEVTFSLDRFTDEEWSYVIETMAERAIFSAKLLAGEMPQNIQDVFTANGLSLFPFDKSSIHSRCSCPDPANPCKHIGAVYYLLGDQFGEDPFVIFQLRGRTKDEIINALRQIRSSGEEPTATSAIVRPATPLNPDQFWIYTEQLEPSLIVITPPPSSETVLDVLGALPIKVEPPANQVAMETLKLVYQTVSMEAVKLAMAIGG from the coding sequence ATGAGTGATGCTTATGCTCAACCGAGTCGCGAATGGTGGGTCGAACAATGGATCGAAGTTCTAGAACGCATTGGATTCACACAGCGGTTAGCACGAGCGCGAAACTATGCGCGTCAAGGAAATGTATTAAGCATCGAGTTCAAAGGTGCAAAAGTAACTGCGAAAGTGCAAGGAACGGCACCTGAACCTTATGAAGTGACCTTTTCGCTCGATCGCTTTACCGATGAAGAATGGAGCTATGTGATTGAAACAATGGCAGAACGAGCCATCTTTTCTGCCAAACTGCTTGCAGGCGAAATGCCACAAAACATTCAAGATGTCTTCACCGCGAATGGACTCAGCCTATTTCCCTTCGACAAATCGAGCATTCATAGCCGCTGTAGTTGTCCCGATCCAGCCAATCCTTGTAAACACATCGGGGCTGTTTACTATCTTTTGGGTGATCAATTCGGAGAAGATCCGTTCGTGATCTTTCAACTGCGTGGACGCACTAAAGACGAAATCATCAATGCTCTGAGACAAATTCGCAGCTCAGGAGAAGAACCGACTGCAACAAGTGCGATCGTTCGTCCTGCAACACCGCTCAATCCTGATCAATTCTGGATTTACACTGAGCAACTCGAACCTTCGCTCATTGTGATTACGCCGCCACCCAGTAGTGAAACGGTGCTCGATGTACTCGGAGCACTTCCCATCAAAGTAGAACCGCCTGCGAACCAAGTTGCGATGGAAACGCTGAAATTGGTTTATCAAACGGTCAGCATGGAAGCGGTTAAATTGGCAATGGCGATCGGGGGATGA
- a CDS encoding DEAD/DEAH box helicase codes for MAVLHGGWFAQAAESQNGGLFLWGEMWRRLESISASPAVPLHPYAMNQTELLAFLEPLGLKLPGLKSEAPKRGRKSTSTLENSTTRVLALPIDGEAPQLSATPISEWVLYPWKVEGLWLNPSEAFEFLNSLPLGALGDDSFMGGDLRFWSHGARWALDLLARSKFLPNLAQWEALLDSSTDQTRLRHFVRQMPSVCRLYQNGEEFALDLPIEPQDLLNDFLNQLIDSQVRKSVTLPRSQSLLQTWIQGLGTKSSTLNETDSKTLSISLSNWKAPLQKSQAQFRACLKLIPPAESYQSWKIEYLLQAIDDPEFTINAPMIWRNAVEQLHHEGRIIDRPQETLLMGLGLASRLYPLIEPSLQEARPQACLLDPTQAYDFLMNVVWRLQDSGIGVLLPPSLANRGGLANRLGLRIKASTPTKQKKGKLGLQSLLNFEWELSIGGQSLSKKEFDRLVAKNSPLVEINGEWVELRQSDIRSAQSFFAARKDQTTLSLEDALRISTGDTQTIEKLPVVSFEASGALQELVTTLTGTGTPEEIKTPKAFQGELRPYQLRGVSWLAFLEKWGLGACLADDMGLGKTPQFLAFLMYLKEQKLLEKPTLLVCPTSVLGNWEREVKKFTPTLKVLIHHGDKRLQGKAFQTAIANCGLVLTSYPLVQRDVKTLTSVSWQGIALDEAQNIKNSEAKQSQAVRELEAEFKIALTGTPVENRLTELWSILDFLNPGYLGQKNFFQRRFAIPIERYGDTTSLQTLRSLTQPFILRRLKTDRSIIQDLPEKQEMPVYCGLSAEQAALYQAIVDQSLAQIEAAEGIQRKGIILALLTKLKQICNHPALFNKEETIPSNRSVKLQRLEEMLEEAVSEGDRALIFTQFAEWGKLLKPHLEQQLGRETLFLYGSTPKKQREEMIDRFQNDPQAPRIFILSLKAGGVGLNLTRANHVFHYDRWWNPAVENQATDRVFRIGQQRNVQVHKFVCTGTLEERIHDMIESKKALAEQVVGTGENWLTDLNTDQLRDLLLLDRSAVIED; via the coding sequence ATGGCAGTTTTACACGGTGGATGGTTCGCGCAAGCAGCAGAGTCGCAGAATGGCGGCTTGTTTTTGTGGGGAGAAATGTGGCGCAGATTGGAATCGATCTCTGCTTCTCCAGCGGTTCCGCTTCATCCCTACGCGATGAATCAAACGGAACTTCTCGCATTTCTAGAACCGTTGGGGCTGAAATTGCCAGGATTGAAGTCTGAAGCTCCAAAACGGGGACGAAAAAGCACATCGACGCTGGAGAATTCGACGACACGAGTTTTGGCGTTACCGATCGACGGAGAAGCGCCCCAGTTATCTGCAACTCCGATTTCCGAATGGGTGCTGTATCCGTGGAAGGTGGAAGGGCTTTGGCTCAATCCTTCTGAAGCATTTGAATTTCTAAACTCGTTGCCGCTGGGTGCTTTGGGCGATGATTCGTTCATGGGCGGCGATTTGCGGTTTTGGTCACATGGGGCGCGATGGGCGTTGGATTTGTTAGCTCGATCGAAGTTTCTCCCTAATCTTGCTCAGTGGGAAGCGCTCTTAGACAGCTCAACCGATCAAACTCGATTGCGTCATTTTGTGCGTCAAATGCCTTCAGTTTGTCGGTTGTATCAGAATGGCGAAGAATTTGCGCTTGATTTGCCGATCGAGCCTCAAGATCTGCTGAATGATTTTCTCAATCAATTGATTGATTCTCAAGTTCGCAAATCAGTCACGTTACCGCGATCGCAATCCCTGCTGCAAACCTGGATACAAGGACTCGGAACGAAATCATCAACGTTGAATGAAACCGACTCGAAAACGTTGTCGATCTCGTTATCAAATTGGAAAGCACCGCTGCAAAAAAGTCAGGCACAATTTCGAGCTTGTTTGAAGTTAATTCCACCTGCTGAAAGTTACCAAAGCTGGAAGATTGAATACTTATTGCAAGCGATCGATGATCCAGAGTTCACGATCAATGCTCCGATGATTTGGCGGAATGCTGTTGAGCAATTGCACCACGAGGGACGAATCATCGATCGACCTCAAGAAACATTATTGATGGGATTGGGACTAGCATCGCGCCTTTATCCATTGATTGAACCCAGTCTGCAAGAAGCCCGACCGCAAGCCTGTTTACTCGATCCCACTCAGGCTTATGACTTTCTGATGAATGTGGTTTGGCGCTTGCAAGATAGTGGAATTGGGGTACTTCTGCCGCCGAGTTTGGCAAATCGGGGCGGACTGGCGAATCGATTAGGCTTGCGAATCAAAGCATCCACGCCAACTAAACAGAAGAAGGGCAAGCTCGGATTGCAGAGTCTATTGAATTTTGAATGGGAATTGTCGATCGGCGGTCAGAGTCTCAGTAAAAAAGAATTCGATCGCTTAGTTGCTAAGAATTCACCTTTAGTTGAAATTAACGGCGAATGGGTCGAACTGCGGCAATCCGATATTCGATCGGCGCAATCGTTTTTTGCAGCGAGAAAAGATCAAACAACACTATCGCTTGAAGATGCGTTGCGGATTAGTACCGGGGATACACAAACGATCGAGAAACTTCCGGTGGTCAGCTTTGAGGCATCAGGCGCACTACAAGAGTTAGTTACAACACTGACCGGAACTGGAACACCAGAAGAAATCAAAACACCCAAAGCGTTTCAGGGCGAACTCAGACCATATCAATTACGCGGCGTTTCATGGTTAGCATTTCTAGAAAAATGGGGGCTTGGAGCGTGTTTAGCGGACGATATGGGACTGGGAAAAACTCCGCAATTTCTCGCATTCTTGATGTATTTAAAAGAACAAAAGCTTTTAGAGAAACCAACGCTTCTTGTTTGTCCAACTTCAGTTCTAGGCAATTGGGAGCGAGAAGTTAAAAAGTTTACACCAACACTTAAAGTATTGATACATCATGGTGATAAACGATTGCAGGGAAAAGCGTTTCAAACTGCGATCGCGAATTGCGGTTTAGTTCTCACCAGCTATCCACTTGTTCAACGTGATGTTAAAACCCTTACCTCTGTTAGCTGGCAAGGTATCGCACTAGACGAAGCACAGAACATCAAAAATTCAGAAGCTAAACAATCCCAAGCTGTTCGAGAATTAGAAGCAGAATTCAAAATTGCACTGACTGGAACCCCTGTCGAAAATCGGTTAACTGAACTATGGTCAATTCTCGATTTTCTCAATCCAGGTTATTTAGGACAGAAGAACTTTTTCCAGAGACGATTCGCGATTCCGATCGAGCGTTACGGTGATACTACTTCGCTGCAAACATTACGATCTCTAACCCAACCGTTCATTCTGCGCCGATTGAAAACAGATCGCTCTATCATTCAAGATCTGCCCGAAAAGCAAGAAATGCCCGTTTACTGTGGACTTTCTGCTGAGCAAGCCGCATTGTATCAAGCGATCGTGGATCAATCTCTCGCCCAAATCGAAGCCGCAGAAGGCATTCAGCGTAAAGGAATCATTCTTGCATTGCTCACGAAGCTCAAACAAATTTGCAATCATCCCGCATTATTTAACAAAGAAGAAACAATTCCATCTAATCGATCGGTGAAACTGCAACGACTTGAAGAAATGTTAGAAGAAGCCGTTTCAGAAGGCGATCGCGCTTTGATTTTCACGCAATTTGCAGAGTGGGGTAAGCTGCTCAAACCGCATTTGGAACAACAATTAGGACGGGAAACGCTTTTCCTTTATGGCAGCACACCGAAGAAACAGCGCGAAGAAATGATCGATCGATTCCAAAACGATCCGCAAGCTCCGAGAATTTTTATTCTGTCACTCAAAGCGGGCGGAGTTGGATTAAACCTTACTCGTGCGAATCATGTGTTTCACTACGATCGGTGGTGGAATCCAGCGGTTGAAAATCAAGCAACCGATCGCGTTTTCCGCATTGGTCAGCAGCGCAATGTTCAAGTGCACAAATTCGTCTGTACCGGAACCTTAGAAGAACGAATTCACGACATGATCGAGAGCAAAAAAGCATTAGCAGAACAAGTGGTCGGGACAGGTGAAAACTGGCTAACAGACTTGAATACCGATCAGTTAAGAGATTTGCTCTTGCTCGATCGTAGTGCAGTGATTGAGGACTAA